A stretch of the Medicago truncatula cultivar Jemalong A17 chromosome 5, MtrunA17r5.0-ANR, whole genome shotgun sequence genome encodes the following:
- the LOC11428875 gene encoding cryptochrome-1 isoform X1 — MSSSGGGCSIVWFRRDLRVEDNPALAAGVRAGAVVGVFIWAPEEEGQYYPGRVSRWWLKNSLAHLDSSLRNLGTPLVTKRSTDSVSSLLEVVKSTGATQIFFNHLYDPLSLVRDHRAKEILTAQGITVRSFNSDLLYEPWDVNDENGQPFTTFDSFWERCLSMPYDPQAPLLPPKRIIPGDVSKCPSDTLVFEDDLEKASNALLARAWSPGWSNANKALTTFINGPLIEYSKNRRKADSATTSFLSPHLHFGEVSVKKVFHLVRIKQVFWANEGNEAGEESVNLFLKSIGLREYSRYISFNHPYSHERPLLGHLKFFPWVVNEGYFKAWRQGRTGYPLVDAGMRELWATGWLHDRIRVVVSSFFVKVLQLPWRWGMKYFWDTLLDADLESDALGWQYISGTLPDGREFDRIDNPQFEGYKCDPNGEYVRRWLPELARLPTEWIHHPWNAPESVLQAAGIELGSNYPLPIVEIDAATVRLEEALIQMWQLEAASRAAAENGTEEGLGDSAESTPIAFPQDIQMEERHEPIRNNAPHGTRRYQDQMVPSMTSSRVRVEEEETSSVRNSAGDSRAEVPTNANAREAMNQGALQNGNRNTRQRHNPTTTFWLRNAAEDSTAESSSSTRRERDGGVVPEWSPQASNFSDQYVDDENGIGATSPYLQRHPQSHQLMSWTRLPQTGK; from the exons ATGTCATCAAGTGGTGGTGGATGCAGTATAGTTTGGTTCAGAAGAGATCTGAGGGTAGAGGATAACCCTGCACTAGCAGCAGGTGTTAGAGCAGGTGCTGTAGTTGGTGTTTTTATATGGGCACCTGAAGAAGAAGGACAATATTATCCTGGTAGGGTTTCAAGATGGTGGCTTAAGAATAGTTTGGCTCATCTTGATTCATCTTTGAGAAATCTTGGTACTCCTCTTGTTACCAAAAGATCAACTGATAGTGTTTCTTCTTTGTTGGAAGTTGTTAAATCCACTGGAGCCACTCAAATCTTCTTCAACCATTTATATG ATCCATTGTCACTTGTAAGGGATCATAGAGCAAAGGAAATTCTAACGGCTCAAGGGATTACCGTACGTTCGTTCAACTCAGATTTATTGTATGAACCATGGGATGTGAACGATGAAAATGGCCAACCGTTCACAACTTTTGATTCTTTTTGGGAAAGATGCCTTAGCATGCCTTATGACCCACAAGCACCTCTTCTCCCACCTAAAAGAATTATTCCAG GTGATGTATCAAAGTGTCCTTCTGATACATTGGTTTTTGAAGACGATTTAGAGAAAGCGAGCAACGCACTTCTTGCTCGAGCATGGTCACCAGGGTGGAGTAATGCAAACAAGGCATTAACAACCTTCATAAACGGTCCACTGATCGAGTACTCTAAGAATCGAAGGAAAGCAGACAGTGCCACAACCTCATTTCTCTCTCCACATTTGCATTTCGGAGAAGTTAGTGTCAAAAAAGTATTCCATCTTGTCCGAATCAAACAAGTCTTTTGGGCGAATGAAGGAAATGAAGCCGGCGAAGAAAGTGTTAACTTGTTTCTCAAGTCAATTGGTCTTAGAGAGTATTCAAGGTACATTAGTTTCAACCACCCTTATAGTCATGAAAGGCCTCTACTTGGACACCTTAAGTTTTTCCCTTGGGTGGTGAATGAAGGATATTTTAAGGCATGGAGACAAGGAAGGACCGGTTACCCTTTGGTGGACGCTGGAATGAGAGAGTTGTGGGCAACTGGTTGGCTACACGATCGGATCCGTGTTGTCGTTTCTAGTTTCTTTGTCAAGGTTTTGCAGCTTCCTTGGAGATGGGGGATGAAATATTTTTGGGATACCCTTTTGGATGCTGATCTCGAGAGTGATGCTCTTGGTTGGCAGTATATATCTGGTACTCTACCTGATGGTCGTGAATTCGACAGAATCGATAATCCACAG TTTGAGGGATACAAGTGTGATCCGAATGGAGAATATGTGCGACGTTGGCTTCCTGAACTTGCAAGATTACCAACCGAATGGATACATCATCCATGGAATGCACCAGAATCAGTACTCCAAGCTGCTGGTATTGAACTTGGCTCAAACTACCCTCTTCCAATTGTGGAAATAGATGCAGCAACAGTGAGGCTCGAGGAAGCACTTATACAGATGTGGCAACTAGAAGCAGCTTCAAGAGCTGCAGCAGAAAACGGAACCGAAGAAGGTCTTGGAGACTCAGCTGAATCAACACCTATTGCTTTTCCTCAGGACATACAAATGGAGGAAAGACATGAACCTATTAGGAACAATGCACCTCACGGTACTCGGCGCTACCAGGATCAAATGGTACCAAGTATGACTTCTTCTAGAGTGAGAgtcgaagaagaagaaacttCTTCGGTTCGAAACTCGGCTGGAGACAGCAGAGCTGAAGTGccaacaaatgcaaatgcaagaGAGGCGATGAACCAAGGAGCGTTGCAGAATGGGAATAGAAACACTAGACAAAGGCATAATCCTACAACTACATTTTGGCTGAGAAATGCAGCTGAAGATTCCACAGCAGAATCTTCAAGTAGTACTAGGAGAGAAAGAGATGGAGGTGTTGTTCCAGAGTGGTCGCCGCAGGCTTCTAACTTCTCTGATCAATATGTAGATGATGAAAATGGTATAGGAGCTACTTCTCCTTACTTGCAGAGGCATCCACAGTCTCACCAATTGATGAGTTGGACACGCCTACCTCAAACTGG AAAATGA
- the LOC11428875 gene encoding cryptochrome-1 isoform X3, with the protein MSSSGGGCSIVWFRRDLRVEDNPALAAGVRAGAVVGVFIWAPEEEGQYYPGRVSRWWLKNSLAHLDSSLRNLGTPLVTKRSTDSVSSLLEVVKSTGATQIFFNHLYDPLSLVRDHRAKEILTAQGITVRSFNSDLLYEPWDVNDENGQPFTTFDSFWERCLSMPYDPQAPLLPPKRIIPGDVSKCPSDTLVFEDDLEKASNALLARAWSPGWSNANKALTTFINGPLIEYSKNRRKADSATTSFLSPHLHFGEVSVKKVFHLVRIKQVFWANEGNEAGEESVNLFLKSIGLREYSRYISFNHPYSHERPLLGHLKFFPWVVNEGYFKAWRQGRTGYPLVDAGMRELWATGWLHDRIRVVVSSFFVKVLQLPWRWGMKYFWDTLLDADLESDALGWQYISGTLPDGREFDRIDNPQFEGYKCDPNGEYVRRWLPELARLPTEWIHHPWNAPESVLQAAGIELGSNYPLPIVEIDAATVRLEEALIQMWQLEAASRAAAENGTEEGLGDSAESTPIAFPQDIQMEERHEPIRNNAPHGTRRYQDQMVPSMTSSRVRVEEEETSSVRNSAGDSRAEVPTNANAREAMNQGALQNGNRNTRQRHNPTTTFWLRNAAEDSTAESSSSTRRERDGGVVPEWSPQASNFSDQYVDDENGIGATSPYLQRHPQSHQLMSWTRLPQTG; encoded by the exons ATGTCATCAAGTGGTGGTGGATGCAGTATAGTTTGGTTCAGAAGAGATCTGAGGGTAGAGGATAACCCTGCACTAGCAGCAGGTGTTAGAGCAGGTGCTGTAGTTGGTGTTTTTATATGGGCACCTGAAGAAGAAGGACAATATTATCCTGGTAGGGTTTCAAGATGGTGGCTTAAGAATAGTTTGGCTCATCTTGATTCATCTTTGAGAAATCTTGGTACTCCTCTTGTTACCAAAAGATCAACTGATAGTGTTTCTTCTTTGTTGGAAGTTGTTAAATCCACTGGAGCCACTCAAATCTTCTTCAACCATTTATATG ATCCATTGTCACTTGTAAGGGATCATAGAGCAAAGGAAATTCTAACGGCTCAAGGGATTACCGTACGTTCGTTCAACTCAGATTTATTGTATGAACCATGGGATGTGAACGATGAAAATGGCCAACCGTTCACAACTTTTGATTCTTTTTGGGAAAGATGCCTTAGCATGCCTTATGACCCACAAGCACCTCTTCTCCCACCTAAAAGAATTATTCCAG GTGATGTATCAAAGTGTCCTTCTGATACATTGGTTTTTGAAGACGATTTAGAGAAAGCGAGCAACGCACTTCTTGCTCGAGCATGGTCACCAGGGTGGAGTAATGCAAACAAGGCATTAACAACCTTCATAAACGGTCCACTGATCGAGTACTCTAAGAATCGAAGGAAAGCAGACAGTGCCACAACCTCATTTCTCTCTCCACATTTGCATTTCGGAGAAGTTAGTGTCAAAAAAGTATTCCATCTTGTCCGAATCAAACAAGTCTTTTGGGCGAATGAAGGAAATGAAGCCGGCGAAGAAAGTGTTAACTTGTTTCTCAAGTCAATTGGTCTTAGAGAGTATTCAAGGTACATTAGTTTCAACCACCCTTATAGTCATGAAAGGCCTCTACTTGGACACCTTAAGTTTTTCCCTTGGGTGGTGAATGAAGGATATTTTAAGGCATGGAGACAAGGAAGGACCGGTTACCCTTTGGTGGACGCTGGAATGAGAGAGTTGTGGGCAACTGGTTGGCTACACGATCGGATCCGTGTTGTCGTTTCTAGTTTCTTTGTCAAGGTTTTGCAGCTTCCTTGGAGATGGGGGATGAAATATTTTTGGGATACCCTTTTGGATGCTGATCTCGAGAGTGATGCTCTTGGTTGGCAGTATATATCTGGTACTCTACCTGATGGTCGTGAATTCGACAGAATCGATAATCCACAG TTTGAGGGATACAAGTGTGATCCGAATGGAGAATATGTGCGACGTTGGCTTCCTGAACTTGCAAGATTACCAACCGAATGGATACATCATCCATGGAATGCACCAGAATCAGTACTCCAAGCTGCTGGTATTGAACTTGGCTCAAACTACCCTCTTCCAATTGTGGAAATAGATGCAGCAACAGTGAGGCTCGAGGAAGCACTTATACAGATGTGGCAACTAGAAGCAGCTTCAAGAGCTGCAGCAGAAAACGGAACCGAAGAAGGTCTTGGAGACTCAGCTGAATCAACACCTATTGCTTTTCCTCAGGACATACAAATGGAGGAAAGACATGAACCTATTAGGAACAATGCACCTCACGGTACTCGGCGCTACCAGGATCAAATGGTACCAAGTATGACTTCTTCTAGAGTGAGAgtcgaagaagaagaaacttCTTCGGTTCGAAACTCGGCTGGAGACAGCAGAGCTGAAGTGccaacaaatgcaaatgcaagaGAGGCGATGAACCAAGGAGCGTTGCAGAATGGGAATAGAAACACTAGACAAAGGCATAATCCTACAACTACATTTTGGCTGAGAAATGCAGCTGAAGATTCCACAGCAGAATCTTCAAGTAGTACTAGGAGAGAAAGAGATGGAGGTGTTGTTCCAGAGTGGTCGCCGCAGGCTTCTAACTTCTCTGATCAATATGTAGATGATGAAAATGGTATAGGAGCTACTTCTCCTTACTTGCAGAGGCATCCACAGTCTCACCAATTGATGAGTTGGACACGCCTACCTCAAACTGGGTGA
- the LOC11428875 gene encoding cryptochrome-1 isoform X2, which yields MSSSGGGCSIVWFRRDLRVEDNPALAAGVRAGAVVGVFIWAPEEEGQYYPGRVSRWWLKNSLAHLDSSLRNLGTPLVTKRSTDSVSSLLEVVKSTGATQIFFNHLYDPLSLVRDHRAKEILTAQGITVRSFNSDLLYEPWDVNDENGQPFTTFDSFWERCLSMPYDPQAPLLPPKRIIPGDVSKCPSDTLVFEDDLEKASNALLARAWSPGWSNANKALTTFINGPLIEYSKNRRKADSATTSFLSPHLHFGEVSVKKVFHLVRIKQVFWANEGNEAGEESVNLFLKSIGLREYSRYISFNHPYSHERPLLGHLKFFPWVVNEGYFKAWRQGRTGYPLVDAGMRELWATGWLHDRIRVVVSSFFVKVLQLPWRWGMKYFWDTLLDADLESDALGWQYISGTLPDGREFDRIDNPQFEGYKCDPNGEYVRRWLPELARLPTEWIHHPWNAPESVLQAAGIELGSNYPLPIVEIDAATVRLEEALIQMWQLEAASRAAAENGTEEGLGDSAESTPIAFPQDIQMEERHEPIRNNAPHGTRRYQDQMVPSMTSSRVRVEEEETSSVRNSAGDSRAEVPTNANAREAMNQGALQNGNRNTRQRHNPTTTFWLRNAAEDSTAESSSSTRRERDGGVVPEWSPQASNFSDQYVDDENGIGATSPYLQRHPQSHQLMSWTRLPQTG from the exons ATGTCATCAAGTGGTGGTGGATGCAGTATAGTTTGGTTCAGAAGAGATCTGAGGGTAGAGGATAACCCTGCACTAGCAGCAGGTGTTAGAGCAGGTGCTGTAGTTGGTGTTTTTATATGGGCACCTGAAGAAGAAGGACAATATTATCCTGGTAGGGTTTCAAGATGGTGGCTTAAGAATAGTTTGGCTCATCTTGATTCATCTTTGAGAAATCTTGGTACTCCTCTTGTTACCAAAAGATCAACTGATAGTGTTTCTTCTTTGTTGGAAGTTGTTAAATCCACTGGAGCCACTCAAATCTTCTTCAACCATTTATATG ATCCATTGTCACTTGTAAGGGATCATAGAGCAAAGGAAATTCTAACGGCTCAAGGGATTACCGTACGTTCGTTCAACTCAGATTTATTGTATGAACCATGGGATGTGAACGATGAAAATGGCCAACCGTTCACAACTTTTGATTCTTTTTGGGAAAGATGCCTTAGCATGCCTTATGACCCACAAGCACCTCTTCTCCCACCTAAAAGAATTATTCCAG GTGATGTATCAAAGTGTCCTTCTGATACATTGGTTTTTGAAGACGATTTAGAGAAAGCGAGCAACGCACTTCTTGCTCGAGCATGGTCACCAGGGTGGAGTAATGCAAACAAGGCATTAACAACCTTCATAAACGGTCCACTGATCGAGTACTCTAAGAATCGAAGGAAAGCAGACAGTGCCACAACCTCATTTCTCTCTCCACATTTGCATTTCGGAGAAGTTAGTGTCAAAAAAGTATTCCATCTTGTCCGAATCAAACAAGTCTTTTGGGCGAATGAAGGAAATGAAGCCGGCGAAGAAAGTGTTAACTTGTTTCTCAAGTCAATTGGTCTTAGAGAGTATTCAAGGTACATTAGTTTCAACCACCCTTATAGTCATGAAAGGCCTCTACTTGGACACCTTAAGTTTTTCCCTTGGGTGGTGAATGAAGGATATTTTAAGGCATGGAGACAAGGAAGGACCGGTTACCCTTTGGTGGACGCTGGAATGAGAGAGTTGTGGGCAACTGGTTGGCTACACGATCGGATCCGTGTTGTCGTTTCTAGTTTCTTTGTCAAGGTTTTGCAGCTTCCTTGGAGATGGGGGATGAAATATTTTTGGGATACCCTTTTGGATGCTGATCTCGAGAGTGATGCTCTTGGTTGGCAGTATATATCTGGTACTCTACCTGATGGTCGTGAATTCGACAGAATCGATAATCCACAG TTTGAGGGATACAAGTGTGATCCGAATGGAGAATATGTGCGACGTTGGCTTCCTGAACTTGCAAGATTACCAACCGAATGGATACATCATCCATGGAATGCACCAGAATCAGTACTCCAAGCTGCTGGTATTGAACTTGGCTCAAACTACCCTCTTCCAATTGTGGAAATAGATGCAGCAACAGTGAGGCTCGAGGAAGCACTTATACAGATGTGGCAACTAGAAGCAGCTTCAAGAGCTGCAGCAGAAAACGGAACCGAAGAAGGTCTTGGAGACTCAGCTGAATCAACACCTATTGCTTTTCCTCAGGACATACAAATGGAGGAAAGACATGAACCTATTAGGAACAATGCACCTCACGGTACTCGGCGCTACCAGGATCAAATGGTACCAAGTATGACTTCTTCTAGAGTGAGAgtcgaagaagaagaaacttCTTCGGTTCGAAACTCGGCTGGAGACAGCAGAGCTGAAGTGccaacaaatgcaaatgcaagaGAGGCGATGAACCAAGGAGCGTTGCAGAATGGGAATAGAAACACTAGACAAAGGCATAATCCTACAACTACATTTTGGCTGAGAAATGCAGCTGAAGATTCCACAGCAGAATCTTCAAGTAGTACTAGGAGAGAAAGAGATGGAGGTGTTGTTCCAGAGTGGTCGCCGCAGGCTTCTAACTTCTCTGATCAATATGTAGATGATGAAAATGGTATAGGAGCTACTTCTCCTTACTTGCAGAGGCATCCACAGTCTCACCAATTGATGAGTTGGACACGCCTACCTCAAACTGG ATAA
- the LOC11436657 gene encoding nodulin-26, which produces MADSLTVNVDSSPKLELYAKQEKNISYETEHSPSSIQKALAEFVGTYILIFAGCGAALVNEKLPITVVGIAVVSGLALTVAIYSVGHVSGAHFNPSVTIALAVVQKIHFKLVPVYVVCQLMGATLATLTLKVLYHDKVEIGVALTQFSNPTSYLEALVWESIITFILVLTICGVATDHRGSKDLAGVAIGISVLINIIIAGPTTGASMNPARSLGPAIVSGNYKNIWVYIIGPTIGAVFATVLYTFLRVTKPAQPEPESYHV; this is translated from the exons ATGGCTGATTCACTCACAGTTAATGTTGATTCCTCACCTAAGCTTGAATTATATgctaaacaagaaaaaaatatcagcTATGAGACTGAACACTCTCCATCTAGTATCCAAAAG GCTCTTGCTGAATTTGTGGGTACATACATTCTTATATTTGCTGGTTGTGGGGCTGCTCTTGTCAACGAGAAGTTACCAATCACAGTAGTTGGCATAGCAGTTGTTTCAGGTTTAGCTTTAACCGTCGCAATATATTCGGTCGGCCATGTCTCTGGTGCTCATTTCAATCCCTCTGTCACAATTGCCTTGGCCGTTGTCCAAAAAATTCACTTCAAACTT GTGCCCGTTTATGTGGTATGTCAGTTGATGGGTGCTACACTGGCCACTCTGACCCTCAAAGTGTTGTATCATGACAAGGTGGAAATTGGTGTAGCATTGACCCAATTTTCAAACCCAACTTCTTATCTTGAAGCATTGGTTTGGGAATCCATAATCACTTTCATATTGGTGCTAACTATTTGTGGTGTTGCCACTGATCACAGAGGG AGCAAAGATCTTGCTGGAGTTGCAATAGGAATTTCAGTTCTGATTAATATCATCATTGCCGG gcCTACCACGGGAGCTTCGATGAATCCAGCAAGGAGTTTAGGTCCTGCCATAGTATCAGGCAATTACAAAAACATTTGGGTTTATATCATAGGACCAACTATTGGAGCAGTCTTTGCAACTGTGCTTTACACATTCCTAAGAGTAACAAAACCAGCTCAACCAGAACCAGAATCATATCATGTCTGA